A genomic region of Notamacropus eugenii isolate mMacEug1 chromosome 3, mMacEug1.pri_v2, whole genome shotgun sequence contains the following coding sequences:
- the LOC140531865 gene encoding olfactory receptor 9A4-like, translating into MSGNITGILELRLLGFSGSQDFRHMLFSIFFLLYMVIIFGNSVIIIMVCVNCHLHSPMYFFLSNLSAMEIFITTVVIPTMLEGLLSTQIQTMSFGACIAQLYLYLSVGTSEFVLLAAMAVDRYVAICNPLRYSLIMNHHVCLWMAITCWAFGFLFQIWPIVATYHLYFCGPNTLNHFYCERGQLLKLTCGDSRFQQFILFLMAAFILFGTMLPTIISYIYIICTILKIPSASGQKKAFSTCASHFTVVVIGYGTCLFLYVKPKQTQAAEYNKMISLMTSVVTPLLNPFIFTLRNDQVKQVLTDGLKQLSHFLKK; encoded by the coding sequence ATGAGTGGTAACATCACAGGAATTCTGGAATTGAGACTGCTTGGTTTTTCTGGTTCACAAGATTTCCGCCACATGCTCTTTTCCATATTCTTCCTCCTATATATGGTGATAATATTTGGGAATTCAGTCATCATTATTATGGTGTGCGTGAATTGTCATCTCCACTCTCCCATGTATTTCTTTCTCAGTAACCTCTCTGCTATGGAGATTTTCATCACAACGGTTGTTATTCCTACTATGTTGGAGGGGTTATTGAGCACTCAGATTCAAACAATGTCCTTTGGTGCATGTATAGCTCAACTCTACCTttatctttctgtggggacatcAGAGTTTGTGTTGTTGGCAGCAATGGCTGTAGATCGATATGTAGCTATCTGTAATCCCTTGAGGTACAGTCTCATCATGAATCATCATGTCTGCCTCTGGATGGCTATCACATGCTGGGCATTTGGATTTCTGTTCCAAATCTGGCCAATTGTTGCAACATATCATCTTTATTTCTGTGGGCCAAATACATTGAATCATTTTTACTGTGAGAGAGGCCAGCTGCTCAAACTCACTTGTGGAGACAGTAGATTTCAGCAGTTCATCCTTTTTCTGATGGCAGCTTTCATTCTTTTTGGCACTATGCTTCCAACCATCATCTCCTACATCTACATCATCTGTACCATCCTGAAGATCCCTTCTGCTTCTGGTCAGAAGAAGGCCTTCTCCACCTGTGCCTCTCACTTCACTGTGGTGGTAATAGGCTACGGCACCTGCCTGTTTCTCTATGTGAAGCCCAAGCAGACCCAGGCAGCTGAGTATAACAAGatgatttctctgatgacatcagTGGTAACTCCACTGCTGAACCCCTTCATCTTCACTCTGAGGAATGACCAAGTCAAACAGGTTCTCACAGATGGGTTAAAACAATTAAGTCATTTCTTAAAAAAGTAG